A stretch of DNA from Triticum dicoccoides isolate Atlit2015 ecotype Zavitan chromosome 2A, WEW_v2.0, whole genome shotgun sequence:
caaactgctcggatgaaccggaaTAGAGCCAACATATATCATCATAGACAAACGCAGTATCAACCATTTACCTTGGTACTTTAGGGACCGACGGGAGGATGCATGTAGAAGCGCTTCTTGCCTGCGAATCCATAGTCAGATAGAGAAATTGGAACCCATTCCCATCACCAACTGATAAAGAAAGCACGTAAGAAAATTGATATCGGGCCAACTTGAATCTTCGGTGATTGTCCCCCGGTATGAAGAATTTAGGAGGGTGGGTGCAGGGAGTGGCCTTGTGGATGATGGATGAAGGTGCGGAGGGATGTGGTCGCCGGAATGTCGAAAGCGGAGAGGGTCGGGCACGTTAGGTGGAGCCGGTggtgcgcgacaaccggaggcggcccaATCGTGGGCGGCGAACCGACGATAGCCTCGGCCCATCTCTCGACGCGGCGAAGATAGAGAGGGCGGCGCTGTCGGTGCTCGAGGCCGCCGCTCGGCACCATCTACATTGAGGGGAAAGCGATAGGGTGATGCGGGCCTAGGGATTGCggaggagggtgggggtgtgcgattTGAATGAATGATTCTGCCCACTATTTTCCTGTacgtggcggtggagacggcgacGTCCAGCCATGCAGGCGAGGCATGGCTCGAGACGGGCACACGGCGAGGCGCAGTAGTAGAGGCGGTGGCGATTTTTTGCTACTGAGATGCAGGGTGTGGGATTGATTGTTcatgttctcttttcctttttaaTGGGAGATGGATGCGATTTTTTCACGAAGGGAGAGATACGACCACATacagattccataataaattaattaggtccataacgggatttgtttacaatgcgttaagatttacgtgttagttttcttaataaagaaatgcactgatgtagggatTGATTGATTCGGGTAAGGAAAGATAAATTCGTGATCTTTTATATGTTAGGAAATTACTagtttgcaaggaaagagtggagagaaaaagaaccgtacaaattccataataaattaattatgtccataacaggatttgtttacaatgcgttaagatttacgtgttagttttcttaataaaaAAATGCACCGATGTAGGGGCGATTGATTCAggtaaggaaagatagattcgtgatcttttatatgttaggaaattattggtttgcaaggaaagagtgaAGAGAAAAAGAATCAGtacgagggggtggtgggaggtgggacgaagaaaaatcggacaaaattgggaggtgggagggggcgagtaaaaaaccgacgaaaaaaaccCAACGAAATTGAGAGGTGGGAGGGAGGACGAAAAAAAACAGGAAAgatgggacgaaaataaacccggAACGGAAACtatcaactgagacattaggagtagagattataaGCTAGTATCATACTAGTATCATACGCATGATACTGACTTATGATCAGAATTGCTAAGTCTTAGTCGATTAAAACGTAATGAAGTTTCAGTCGATACTATATTCATGAGATCGTACACAAAGATTCATGCAAAAATTTCCTGTAAATTTCCTTACTTTTTAATATATTGTGTCACTTATTGATACTACCACCGGCCTAACCCAAGCAACATCAATCCAAACACCCCGCAGAAAAAAAACATCAATCCAAACAGCGCGGGCGTGTCCAGAAGTCCTACACTACACGACCGTTTGGCTCCAGTCCAGATGTCCACCACGCTCGACCAAAGGGCACCGCCCCAGCACCACGCGTCGCCCCAGAGGCTCGCGGAAGCCTCCAGAGCCGCCACGTTGAAACCCCTTGCTCCACCTACTCTACTCTCCCACCGCTTCGCTCCACCGATCCAAACCCACTTCGCAAAACCTCTGCACGAAAGAGCCCCCAAACCCAACAACGAGCGAGCGATATCCATGGAGAAGGAGGACCTGCTCGGCGTCCGGACGAAGCCGGCGGCAGGGAAGCGGCGGCGCAAGGTGGCAGCTGGCCCGGGACTCGCCAAGGCGATCGCGGAGTACCTCGCGTCCGACTCTTATATGTACGCGCCGCTGGTCTCAGAACCTCAggagccgcctccgccgccgccgcccgcggctgcGCCTGCGACAAGTACTCCTGGTTGGTCACCGATCCCTCATTCCTAATCCTTCTAGCGAGCGATGTAGAATCATGTACTTGCGTGTGGTAATTTAGGACCCGTTTCAGATAAATGCCACTGTGCCCTGTTTTTACTTAGAAAATCCAAGACCGGGTACAGTTTAGCGCATAATTCCACTGCTGACCTGGTGAAATTTCAGTGTGTGTTGCATACCTGCATCCCACAGCGAACTGCTTGGGCAActgagaactactccctccgtcccataatgtaagacgtttttcaacactacactagtgtcaaaaagcatcttacattatgggacggagggagtaggtagcAGCGCAATTTGGTATCTATACAGTAGCACATGCTGGTGCCTAATACGTGTAATCCGCGGGGAGGACGAATCTTTTGATGTGAGTAATACTAATTTTACAGTTCAGTTCTACTCTACTACTTGACCAAAATAGCAGACGGTAGAGATAAAAACTGAGAGCTGGAATTTACAAGAGAAGATGTCAGAATTGTGTACGTGGATAGCTAACAGTATAGCCCACGGGAAGATATCagaattctttctaaaaaagaagATATCAGAATTATGTTGATCGTGCTGCCGGAATTCAATCTTCTGGTGATCGATATAGCAGAAGGATGGGGTTGCATTCAACTGTTTATTATACAGAGATGGTTGAAGGAACATATAGTCTTACAAAGCAAATTAATCCAGTTAGAGTTGTTACTGATCTTCCAGATTTCCTTCTTCCCGTTTAGTTGCCGTCTTAAGAAAAATGTAATGTTGTTGTTTATCACGATTCTGTGGAATCTTGAAGTCTTGAGTTTAGCGAGTCTTAAGCCATTTTCCATTCAGTCGAACATGTAGCTTGCTTTTCGATTGTCTGCTTATTAATTTATTTGGACCAAACTATTTATTGGTTGGCTGCTTCATTTCAATTCAGTTTAGTCAAGTAAGATGTTCACCTCGTGATATATTGTCGTGCAGCTTCTGCAGAGAAAGGAGTAGCTCTGGTGCAGAAATACAGAGGCTCTTGGCGTGGTACATTTGCTGCCTGTTAGAAGCATTTGTGGCGATGTAGCTGTGTAGCCTTTTAGCATAAGCTTTAAAGCTTTCCCGATGTTGTTTTATTCTCCTTCGACTATGCACATATGCTTTCTCTAACAATTTACGTTTGTTCTGGAGCCACTGTCTCTGAGAAAGGCTAACAGTTAGTTAATCCAGGGGCATATGCAACTATCTGTACCTTATCTTGTGTCTTCACTGATGCAACCGGACTCTCGGTGTATCTCGTATGATGTTCTGGTTCTGCTACTTTGCTGCCTTTTCTTTGGATGTAGCTTAATTCCTTTGATTTCTATTGTTTTGTTTGTCTATCTCACCTGAAAAGTGAATAATCTTACTGCATTCTCGACCGTAGTATATATCTGTCGAACTAAAGTTGGTGCAGTCAGGATGGGCAAAGCACCGATCATTGGGTAGGGTTTACTGGGTTGTTTGGTTTGTCATATTAGCATCTACAATCGGACCCACCACTTCCCTTCGGGCGGAGCGGACAGCTAGAATACCGGGGAATCGAAAATACTCAATCAGACCCACCAAACCTATACCAAATGTTTGGGAAACGTTTGGGGCCGGGGCGCCGGCCGAATCTTCGGCCGGTCGCGTCCACTCGCCTAGCGACACGTAGGATGGGGGCCCACTCGCCTAGCGACATGTAGGATGGGGGCCCACCTACATGcgtcttctttctctttttttctcttcttcCTATCGCTCAtatctctcttctctctccctGCCGCTATGATCAACCCGGCGCCACACGCCAGAGGCCCCTTAGGAATCAGCTGATCTGGCCGCCCTAGACCAGATCCGCGTGGATCCACATGCATCGAAGCTTTGCCTACTTCGCCGGACCCAGCCAGGCTGGAGTTGTAACCAGCCATGGCAGACTACACCCCATGGCATAATTCGCTGGAACTGGCAGACGTCGAGGGGTACAACTATGGTGTTTTTTTTGCTATAACCGTTTGTTGGTTTTGCTCTACTATCAGCGTGTAGAACCTTGCAATTCTGGTGACCCTCGACTGGAAAGTGGCGGAGGCATTGCAGAACCTGCTGCACGCGCTCATGCTACAATCACGCGTTCATGCTATAATAGCTAACCCAAAAGCTTCAAATGAGATGAAAAAGAAGCTTCAACTAGATATATGAAAAGCTGCAAGCAGTCATTGGCATGTTAGAATGCC
This window harbors:
- the LOC119359526 gene encoding histone-lysine N-methyltransferase SETD2-like; translation: MEKEDLLGVRTKPAAGKRRRKVAAGPGLAKAIAEYLASDSYMYAPLVSEPQEPPPPPPPAAAPATSTPASAEKGVALVQKYRGSWRGTFAAC